One Neobacillus niacini DNA window includes the following coding sequences:
- the ptsG gene encoding glucose-specific PTS transporter subunit IIBC, which yields MFKKAFGVLQKVGKALMLPVALLPAAGILLALGAALRNPALIELAPFLDNSTVDMIAAVMQKAGDIIFGNLPLLFAVGVAVGLAGGEGTAGLAAIIGYLIMNVTMGTVLGITAEDVNGLNYANVLGIPTLQTGVFGGIIVGILASAMYNKFYEIELPSYLGFFAGKRFVPIITAASALVLGLLMIFIWPPIQNGLNAFSQNMVHANLTISAFIFGVIERSLIPFGLHHIFYSPFWYEFGEYATKAGEVVRGDQRIFMAQITDNVQNLTAGTFMTGKFPFMMFGLPAAALAIYHEAKPEKKVFVGGLMASAALTSFLTGITEPIEFSFLFVAPILFGIHAIFAGFSFMIMHLLDVKIGMTFSGGLIDYILFGLINPQTNAWIVIPVGLVFAVVYYFGFRFAIRTFNLKTPGRELEEEEENQAPTGKAGSGDLASNILDAMGGKGNIAHLDACITRLRVSVNDIKNVDKDQLKRLGAAGVLEVGNNIQAIFGPRSETIKGQMKDIMNGKKPSTTVKAPEKGVEQQIEEINPEALQTARSNEDQGFMAPLKGELKPITEVPDQVFAGKMMGDGFAIVPAEGTIVSPVNGKIVNLFPTKHAIGILSDTGREILIHVGIDTVNLKGQGFETLVSENDIVDQGQPLLKVDLDYIKEHATSTITPVVFTNLAEGEKVVIEKPGQVNLKQTGIIKITK from the coding sequence ATGTTTAAAAAAGCTTTTGGCGTCTTGCAAAAAGTCGGTAAAGCACTAATGCTCCCGGTCGCGCTATTGCCGGCTGCAGGTATTTTACTTGCCTTGGGGGCGGCGCTTAGAAACCCGGCACTTATAGAGTTAGCTCCTTTCCTAGATAACAGCACGGTGGATATGATTGCTGCTGTTATGCAAAAAGCCGGGGATATCATCTTTGGTAACCTCCCGCTCCTATTTGCGGTTGGTGTTGCAGTTGGTTTAGCTGGGGGAGAGGGTACAGCCGGACTAGCGGCAATTATTGGATACCTGATCATGAATGTAACGATGGGAACAGTCCTTGGAATTACAGCAGAAGATGTAAACGGTCTAAACTACGCAAACGTTTTAGGAATTCCGACACTGCAAACTGGAGTGTTTGGAGGAATAATCGTCGGTATACTAGCTTCTGCGATGTACAATAAGTTTTATGAAATTGAATTACCATCATATTTAGGATTCTTCGCAGGAAAACGTTTTGTACCTATTATTACAGCAGCGTCTGCTCTTGTTTTAGGTTTATTGATGATTTTTATTTGGCCGCCAATTCAAAATGGCTTAAATGCGTTCTCACAAAACATGGTACATGCAAACTTAACAATTTCTGCTTTTATTTTCGGAGTAATTGAACGTTCTTTGATACCATTTGGTTTACACCATATTTTCTACTCTCCATTCTGGTATGAATTCGGAGAATACGCAACAAAAGCAGGAGAAGTGGTTCGTGGAGATCAACGTATCTTCATGGCACAAATCACAGACAATGTTCAAAATTTAACAGCAGGAACATTTATGACAGGTAAATTCCCATTCATGATGTTTGGACTTCCAGCAGCTGCGCTAGCCATTTATCATGAAGCAAAACCTGAAAAGAAAGTTTTTGTTGGAGGATTAATGGCATCTGCTGCCCTTACTTCATTCTTAACGGGTATTACAGAACCAATAGAATTCTCATTTTTATTCGTAGCACCAATTTTGTTTGGTATTCATGCAATCTTCGCCGGGTTCTCGTTTATGATCATGCACTTGTTAGATGTAAAAATCGGGATGACTTTCTCCGGCGGTTTAATTGACTATATTTTATTTGGATTAATTAACCCGCAAACAAATGCGTGGATTGTTATACCTGTGGGTCTTGTTTTTGCAGTTGTATACTACTTTGGTTTCCGATTTGCGATTCGTACCTTTAATCTAAAAACTCCAGGACGTGAGTTGGAAGAAGAGGAAGAAAACCAAGCACCAACAGGTAAAGCTGGATCTGGTGATTTGGCGTCTAATATTTTGGATGCAATGGGTGGTAAGGGAAATATTGCTCACTTAGATGCATGTATTACTCGACTTCGTGTATCTGTTAATGACATCAAAAATGTTGATAAAGATCAATTGAAGAGATTAGGTGCGGCTGGTGTTTTAGAAGTCGGAAACAATATACAAGCGATATTTGGACCGCGCTCCGAAACCATTAAGGGCCAAATGAAAGATATTATGAATGGTAAAAAACCAAGCACTACTGTAAAAGCGCCTGAAAAAGGTGTGGAACAGCAAATCGAGGAAATTAATCCAGAAGCACTTCAAACTGCTCGCAGTAATGAAGACCAAGGATTTATGGCTCCATTGAAAGGTGAATTAAAGCCAATTACAGAAGTGCCTGACCAGGTATTTGCAGGTAAAATGATGGGTGATGGCTTTGCAATTGTTCCGGCAGAGGGTACAATTGTATCGCCTGTAAACGGGAAGATCGTTAACCTGTTCCCAACTAAACATGCAATTGGAATTCTTTCTGATACAGGCCGCGAGATTCTAATTCATGTTGGAATTGATACAGTGAATTTAAAGGGTCAAGGGTTTGAAACTTTAGTATCTGAAAATGACATTGTTGACCAAGGTCAGCCATTACTAAAAGTTGATTTGGATTATATTAAAGAACATGCTACATCAACCATTACGCCGGTTGTTTTCACTAACTTAGCTGAAGGTGAAAAGGTAGTGATTGAAAAGCCGGGTCAAGTTAATCTGAAACAAACAGGAATTATTAAAATTACGAAATAA